Proteins co-encoded in one Spirosoma endbachense genomic window:
- a CDS encoding DKNYY domain-containing protein, whose protein sequence is MNFLLKKVFAPFASIAFTLIGLLVVGCGESSRRGYRIEKGEVVMYRGWPATRSIVDSADAESFTVINDEYGKDKNHAFYIGKIIPDADPATFEYLASAYSRDKHNGYSRDERISNDGTHFSFVPNPNETPVHISAEGIPYARDRYRVYKDTFIIEGADPSTFVFVPMFNGSYLTHDRRRVYFQDRPIEGVDGATFRKVSDFNFSDKHTAWGLVLGKDLYWSPIEAVDLATFSSIGKYYAKDKERVYFSNYAVKGADPATFEETTYLQARDKHRTYSSGYGATNQN, encoded by the coding sequence ATGAATTTTCTACTCAAAAAAGTATTCGCTCCTTTTGCGTCAATTGCTTTTACACTTATCGGGTTGCTGGTCGTCGGTTGTGGCGAAAGCTCACGCAGAGGCTATCGAATAGAAAAAGGCGAGGTGGTCATGTATAGGGGCTGGCCAGCTACCCGATCGATTGTCGATTCGGCTGATGCTGAGTCATTTACGGTAATCAATGACGAGTATGGAAAAGATAAAAACCATGCGTTCTACATCGGGAAAATTATTCCGGATGCTGACCCCGCTACGTTTGAGTATCTGGCAAGTGCCTATTCCAGAGACAAACACAATGGCTACTCCCGGGATGAGCGAATCAGCAACGATGGAACACATTTCTCCTTTGTCCCTAATCCCAATGAGACGCCTGTTCATATATCGGCCGAAGGGATTCCCTATGCCCGCGATCGGTATCGGGTTTATAAAGACACATTTATAATTGAAGGGGCCGACCCCTCTACGTTTGTCTTTGTTCCGATGTTTAATGGCAGCTACCTGACGCATGACCGCCGACGGGTTTATTTTCAGGATCGGCCGATCGAGGGCGTAGATGGCGCAACATTCCGAAAAGTCTCGGACTTCAATTTTAGTGATAAACACACGGCCTGGGGGCTGGTGCTGGGTAAAGACCTTTACTGGAGTCCAATTGAAGCAGTTGACCTCGCTACCTTTTCAAGCATTGGAAAATACTATGCCAAAGACAAGGAACGGGTCTATTTCAGTAATTATGCCGTTAAAGGAGCCGATCCAGCCACATTTGAAGAAACAACTTATCTTCAGGCCAGAGATAAGCATAGAACGTATTCGTCGGGTTACGGCGCTACAAATCAAAATTAA
- a CDS encoding FAD-dependent oxidoreductase, which translates to MNLLNNKKIAIVGGGPGGLTLARLLQMSGVDVHVYERDRHKDARPKGATLDLHEESGLAALYEAGLMEAFKANYRPGADKLRIVDKNATILFDDDANGKEETARPEIDRGPLQTILLDSLQPNTVVWNSHFVALSPQSDSWKLDFKNGTSVIADVVIAADGANSKIRPYITAIKPFYSGVTGIEGTVYQSETASPKVHELLNGGKIFAMSDEKSLIVSSKGDGSLVFYTGCKTDEYWSQESGIDFSDKAQVLAWFKATYSGWDSVWEELVNNATAPFIPRPFYCMPLDQTWEALPNLTILGDAAHLMPPYAGEGVNMAMLDALELSKCLTSNDFPDVQSAIAAYEKQMRTRASETALATLESTAALHSPEAISFLIDIVA; encoded by the coding sequence ATGAACTTACTTAACAATAAGAAAATAGCTATTGTGGGCGGAGGCCCAGGCGGATTAACGCTCGCAAGACTGTTGCAAATGAGCGGTGTAGATGTCCATGTGTATGAACGGGATAGGCATAAAGATGCCCGGCCAAAAGGAGCCACCCTGGATTTACATGAGGAGTCGGGGCTGGCGGCCCTGTACGAAGCCGGGCTGATGGAAGCGTTTAAAGCCAATTATCGACCGGGAGCAGACAAGCTGCGCATCGTTGATAAAAACGCAACTATTCTGTTTGACGACGATGCGAACGGTAAGGAAGAAACAGCCAGGCCCGAAATTGATCGCGGCCCGTTACAGACAATTTTACTCGATTCCCTGCAACCCAACACTGTTGTCTGGAATAGCCATTTTGTAGCGCTTTCACCGCAAAGTGATTCCTGGAAACTGGACTTTAAAAACGGCACGTCTGTGATTGCCGATGTAGTCATTGCAGCAGACGGGGCAAACTCAAAGATTCGTCCATACATTACCGCCATCAAGCCTTTCTATTCTGGGGTTACAGGCATAGAAGGCACCGTATATCAGTCTGAAACGGCAAGCCCAAAGGTGCATGAACTGTTGAATGGGGGGAAAATATTTGCGATGAGTGACGAGAAAAGTTTGATCGTAAGCTCAAAGGGTGATGGCAGTCTGGTGTTTTATACTGGCTGCAAAACCGATGAATACTGGAGTCAAGAAAGTGGAATCGATTTCTCAGATAAGGCGCAGGTACTTGCCTGGTTCAAAGCCACCTATTCGGGCTGGGATAGCGTTTGGGAAGAGTTGGTTAACAATGCGACGGCTCCTTTTATACCTCGTCCCTTTTATTGCATGCCTTTAGATCAGACCTGGGAAGCGTTACCAAACCTGACTATACTGGGTGATGCTGCCCACCTCATGCCCCCCTATGCCGGTGAAGGCGTAAATATGGCCATGCTCGACGCGCTGGAGCTCAGTAAATGCCTCACCAGCAACGATTTTCCTGACGTACAATCAGCCATTGCCGCCTATGAAAAACAGATGCGCACAAGAGCCTCTGAAACGGCATTAGCTACACTGGAATCAACTGCTGCGTTGCATTCGCCAGAAGCCATCTCCTTTCTTATTGATATCGTCGCTTAA
- a CDS encoding YbjN domain-containing protein produces MEPIKNPTPARPDDVQAAAYNEQYNRVTTMIQHYVESIGLTKESTYNPKNSNWLWKNGSATIEVFIQTINFPNGSRRDYLRIFSPLLEIPTNNLLSFYRHLLELNDLRLGVKLCIAPKTQTVYATYERDIRGMDYQELTTCIVDLELWADELDDQLKEQFPNWSN; encoded by the coding sequence ATGGAACCAATTAAAAACCCGACTCCGGCCAGACCGGATGATGTACAGGCTGCTGCTTACAATGAACAGTACAATCGTGTGACGACCATGATTCAGCACTATGTCGAGTCTATTGGGTTGACCAAAGAGAGCACCTACAATCCCAAAAACAGCAACTGGCTCTGGAAAAATGGCTCGGCTACGATTGAAGTATTCATTCAAACCATCAATTTTCCAAACGGTAGCCGACGCGATTACCTGCGAATTTTCTCTCCTCTGCTCGAAATTCCGACCAATAACCTGCTGAGTTTCTATCGGCACCTGCTCGAACTGAACGATCTGCGCCTGGGTGTGAAGTTGTGCATTGCTCCCAAGACACAAACCGTGTATGCAACCTATGAGCGCGACATTCGGGGAATGGATTATCAGGAACTAACAACCTGCATTGTTGATCTGGAATTGTGGGCCGACGAGTTGGATGATCAGCTGAAAGAGCAGTTCCCAAACTGGTCGAACTAG
- a CDS encoding monooxygenase has protein sequence MKSLNFIRFGISIFIVSILLNSVSCQNSTNGTEDPMAVASFDLIQQKILTPSCATSGCHSSEKDADFVQHGLVLAAGVAYENLVGVDPKNSAAKADGLKRVKAFASLESLLYHKLTPTASHHTGKQYGNPMPLGSPPLSDGQIEYVRRWIDAGAPKTGSIADPTLLDDKTVSGTAYEPLPVPATGTGIQMAVPAFDIQPNFERELFTRRVVGNTQDIYVNRYETKMRSGSHHFVAYNFRDNTILPNMNDIRDLRNADNSLNLLTTLSMSNHVYLAGSQAQYQDYKFPEGAALLIPAGTSLDLNSHFVNKTTSVMKGEAQINLYTVDKSKVQQLVQTLDLGNSNLTIPANTRVTISKSFLFDKPRKVLTLTSHMHKLGEKFVIKIKGGSRDGEVIYTSTDWEHPDIVTFQTPISLQKGEGLMSEITYNNTTAKLVRFGLTSEDEMGIIFGYYFE, from the coding sequence ATGAAATCCTTGAATTTTATCCGTTTTGGAATTAGTATATTTATTGTTAGTATATTGTTAAATTCGGTTTCCTGTCAGAATTCTACTAATGGTACGGAGGACCCAATGGCCGTTGCTTCCTTCGATTTAATTCAGCAAAAAATTCTGACACCATCCTGTGCCACATCGGGTTGCCATTCATCTGAAAAAGACGCTGATTTTGTGCAGCATGGTCTGGTGTTAGCAGCCGGCGTAGCTTATGAAAATCTGGTAGGTGTCGATCCGAAAAATAGTGCGGCTAAAGCAGACGGCTTAAAGCGTGTAAAAGCGTTCGCATCGTTGGAGAGCCTTTTGTACCATAAACTGACCCCTACGGCTAGCCACCATACAGGCAAACAATATGGTAATCCCATGCCATTGGGTAGCCCACCACTCTCTGATGGACAGATTGAATATGTTCGGCGGTGGATTGATGCCGGTGCACCCAAGACGGGTAGTATCGCTGATCCCACCCTATTAGATGATAAAACCGTATCTGGAACGGCTTATGAGCCCCTGCCGGTACCAGCAACGGGTACCGGTATTCAAATGGCCGTTCCCGCGTTTGATATTCAGCCGAATTTTGAACGTGAATTATTTACCCGTCGGGTGGTTGGCAATACACAGGATATATACGTAAACCGGTACGAAACCAAAATGCGGAGTGGCAGCCACCACTTTGTTGCCTATAATTTTCGGGATAATACGATTCTGCCGAACATGAACGACATTCGTGATCTGCGAAATGCCGATAATTCACTGAATCTGCTCACAACGCTATCCATGTCGAACCATGTGTATCTGGCGGGGTCGCAGGCTCAATACCAGGATTATAAGTTTCCAGAAGGGGCAGCATTGTTGATTCCGGCGGGCACTTCGCTTGATCTTAATTCACACTTTGTCAATAAAACCACGTCGGTGATGAAGGGCGAAGCGCAGATCAATCTATACACAGTAGACAAATCTAAAGTACAGCAACTGGTTCAGACGCTCGATCTGGGAAACTCGAATCTTACTATTCCAGCCAATACCCGGGTTACGATCTCGAAGTCTTTTCTTTTTGATAAGCCACGCAAAGTCCTGACTTTAACTTCGCATATGCACAAACTGGGCGAAAAGTTTGTCATTAAAATCAAAGGTGGGAGCCGCGATGGTGAAGTCATTTATACATCGACCGACTGGGAACACCCTGATATTGTTACCTTCCAGACACCCATTTCGTTGCAAAAAGGAGAAGGGCTAATGTCTGAAATAACGTACAATAATACCACCGCCAAGCTTGTCCGTTTTGGCCTGACCAGCGAAGATGAGATGGGTATAATTTTCGGGTATTATTTTGAATAA
- a CDS encoding TPM domain-containing protein yields MSQKFIQLIVLFLLLACGGITPGIAQTYTPETVPNPKQSRSAQYVSNPDHILSNEAVSQINLVLGKLEDSTTAQVAVVCLNSIGEGIPKDFATALFRKWGLGYQKKNNGLLVLLVKDQHRIEMETGYGLEGVLPDAICSRIQTRKMIPLAKVGDFDGAMIAGVNEIARLISEPEAAKEVYDKSKSTYRAGQPLENSAIFVLFLLLIPALFIFRLLSFFFRKSNPIVDKIDETISQSKWRFPRVFLLYVLLPVCVGFMVVKLRAPLSLHGWQILLVMYAYTGAVVWERRQRRKNAFQKLFGTMAESARYVRYKAARLNGWGPVLLFPIPFGWFKREDNRALDAIRNHSRQSAEGYMLTKVDNTRKGDFLTDYQRTEQRLGSVDYDVWRNESHNITQAIAYENLNDKVYQNCNKCGSRAMSLTGNRIVTEATTEREGRGSHDYQCQACGHHREEQYTIAVIRQSKPSTSHSSTTYSSSGSSSSWGGSSGSSSSSSSSSSSWGGGSSGGGGSGSSW; encoded by the coding sequence ATGAGCCAGAAATTTATCCAGTTAATAGTCCTTTTCCTGCTGCTTGCGTGTGGAGGTATTACGCCAGGAATTGCACAAACCTATACGCCTGAAACCGTACCCAATCCGAAGCAAAGCCGGAGCGCACAGTATGTCAGCAATCCGGATCATATCCTGTCAAATGAGGCCGTAAGTCAGATTAATCTGGTGCTGGGAAAGCTGGAAGACTCCACAACGGCGCAGGTAGCGGTTGTGTGCCTTAACTCCATTGGGGAAGGCATACCCAAAGACTTTGCTACGGCGCTGTTCAGGAAATGGGGTTTGGGCTATCAGAAGAAAAATAATGGCCTGTTGGTGTTGCTGGTGAAAGACCAGCATCGGATCGAGATGGAAACCGGCTATGGTTTGGAAGGTGTCCTGCCCGATGCCATTTGTAGCCGGATTCAGACCCGGAAAATGATTCCGCTGGCTAAAGTCGGCGATTTCGACGGGGCCATGATTGCCGGTGTTAACGAGATTGCCCGCCTGATCAGTGAACCCGAAGCTGCAAAGGAAGTTTATGACAAGTCAAAATCTACGTACCGAGCAGGACAGCCACTAGAGAATTCGGCCATTTTCGTCTTGTTCCTGTTGTTAATTCCTGCTTTGTTCATATTTCGACTACTATCATTCTTCTTCAGAAAATCGAATCCCATTGTCGACAAAATCGACGAAACAATTTCGCAATCGAAATGGCGATTTCCCCGAGTTTTTCTGCTGTATGTCCTTCTGCCGGTATGCGTAGGATTCATGGTTGTAAAGCTTCGGGCACCTTTGTCGCTGCATGGCTGGCAAATTCTCCTCGTTATGTATGCCTACACAGGAGCAGTCGTGTGGGAACGTCGGCAACGTCGAAAAAATGCGTTTCAGAAACTCTTTGGCACCATGGCCGAGTCAGCGCGTTATGTGCGATACAAAGCCGCGCGACTCAACGGCTGGGGTCCTGTTCTGTTATTTCCTATTCCGTTCGGGTGGTTTAAACGCGAGGATAACCGGGCGTTGGACGCGATTCGAAATCATAGCCGTCAATCGGCGGAAGGATACATGCTTACTAAAGTGGATAATACCCGGAAAGGTGATTTTCTGACTGATTACCAGAGAACCGAACAGCGGCTGGGTAGCGTTGACTATGATGTTTGGCGCAACGAATCCCACAACATCACGCAGGCTATTGCCTACGAAAACCTGAACGATAAAGTCTATCAGAACTGCAACAAATGCGGGTCGAGAGCCATGTCCTTGACAGGCAACCGCATCGTGACGGAAGCGACCACTGAACGCGAAGGAAGAGGGAGCCATGATTATCAATGCCAGGCTTGTGGCCACCATCGCGAAGAACAGTACACCATTGCGGTTATCCGACAAAGTAAACCCTCCACTTCACATTCATCCACTACATATTCTTCGTCGGGTAGCAGCAGTTCATGGGGAGGGTCGTCGGGCAGTTCATCCAGTAGTAGTTCGTCCAGCAGTAGTTGGGGGGGCGGCAGCTCAGGGGGCGGTGGTTCGGGTAGTTCGTGGTAA
- a CDS encoding AraC family transcriptional regulator — protein MEQKETANDFHQRLTRDHSEPGQFAIYKTEDIHGTTPLPHTRRDFYKISLVTRAEGVLSYADKSFYIKDNVIAFFNPMIPYSWEPLSTNDKGYSCLFTEDFITHHLKADSLSKSPLFKVSGNHVLVPDQKSMQFLAGIFEQMITEMQSSYINKYDLLRSYVQIIMHEALKIEPLEKEKLPGSSSARISALFLDLLDRQFPITSPQHTVRLKNASEFAGQLAIHTNHLNRALKETTGKTTTEHLAEKLIKEAKALLLHTSWDIAEIGYCLGFEHASNFNIFFKKQTGQTPNHFRREVIAIS, from the coding sequence ATGGAGCAAAAAGAAACCGCCAACGATTTTCATCAGCGTCTGACCAGAGATCATTCTGAGCCAGGGCAGTTTGCTATTTACAAAACGGAAGACATTCACGGCACAACTCCATTACCGCATACCCGAAGGGACTTTTATAAAATATCGTTAGTAACCAGGGCAGAAGGAGTTCTATCTTATGCCGATAAGAGCTTTTATATTAAAGATAATGTCATCGCTTTTTTTAATCCGATGATACCTTACTCCTGGGAGCCTTTGTCGACCAATGATAAAGGGTACTCCTGTTTATTTACGGAAGACTTTATTACGCATCACCTAAAGGCCGATAGCCTGTCAAAATCTCCTTTGTTTAAAGTCAGTGGTAATCACGTATTGGTTCCTGATCAAAAATCCATGCAGTTTCTGGCTGGAATTTTTGAGCAAATGATTACTGAAATGCAGTCGTCCTACATAAACAAGTATGATTTGTTACGCAGTTATGTGCAAATCATCATGCATGAAGCACTTAAGATTGAACCGCTTGAAAAAGAAAAACTGCCCGGTAGTTCTTCAGCCCGAATTAGCGCCTTGTTTTTAGACCTGCTGGACAGGCAGTTTCCGATCACTTCACCGCAGCATACTGTTCGGCTTAAAAATGCCAGCGAATTTGCTGGTCAACTGGCCATTCATACCAATCACCTGAACCGCGCCTTAAAGGAAACCACGGGTAAAACAACGACGGAACATCTGGCCGAAAAGTTAATCAAAGAAGCGAAAGCCTTATTGCTGCACACCAGTTGGGATATTGCCGAAATAGGCTATTGTCTGGGTTTTGAGCATGCGTCTAATTTCAATATATTCTTCAAAAAGCAGACGGGACAAACCCCCAACCATTTCCGCCGGGAAGTTATCGCTATTTCATAA
- a CDS encoding TetR/AcrR family transcriptional regulator, with protein sequence MRPKNLEKEEAIRSIALQIIAEEGLENLSMQKLAKAANVSPRTIYIKYDSKEDFLVKLFIDEVLGAYEKAVLETFRSDMDFPEGVKTIWLNTFRYLTGNRHHFALIQHGKASPLLNKAYQKANIRQGHFFAPIHHFLERHIATGAIRNFPFDVHRALLFSPLFDLASEYFDYRERPHQIITEELVLTCCDVMIKGMLN encoded by the coding sequence ATGAGGCCTAAAAATCTAGAAAAGGAAGAAGCGATCCGAAGCATAGCCCTTCAAATAATCGCAGAAGAAGGTCTGGAAAATCTTAGTATGCAGAAACTGGCGAAAGCTGCCAATGTATCGCCACGCACGATCTATATAAAATACGATAGCAAGGAAGATTTTCTGGTTAAGCTGTTCATCGATGAGGTATTAGGGGCTTATGAAAAAGCAGTGCTGGAAACCTTTCGCTCCGACATGGATTTTCCGGAGGGCGTAAAAACGATCTGGCTGAACACATTCCGGTATTTGACAGGGAACAGACACCATTTTGCCCTGATCCAGCATGGCAAAGCATCTCCTTTGCTGAATAAAGCCTACCAGAAAGCAAACATCAGACAAGGGCACTTTTTCGCACCCATACACCACTTCCTGGAACGCCATATTGCAACCGGTGCCATCCGGAATTTTCCATTTGATGTACACCGGGCATTGTTGTTTTCGCCCCTTTTTGACTTAGCAAGTGAGTATTTTGATTACCGGGAAAGACCCCACCAAATCATAACCGAAGAACTGGTTTTAACCTGTTGCGATGTGATGATAAAAGGCATGTTGAACTGA
- a CDS encoding leucine-rich repeat domain-containing protein, producing the protein MAIRSLLLSFALTCFLGYSFTVGLTDPNSFLKKIPDWLSIPMLLVCFLLYLLATWWAFKGFGDHKITALLSLGFCAFGLGLYATAFFMEAGHGRAAPGQYDYDFSRLDPAEKAAVEQLANGAGMGLQNAVFTEHWHIAQSANPSNRFEICVQKGRVTALNLSDHRISDLALFSKLPALGDLYLKNCHLFDMSGLQSEKLGRLDVSDNQIVDLKTLRGCPNVQWLFAKNNQLKSTDGLEQFREIVSTDFTGNPMH; encoded by the coding sequence ATGGCCATTCGCAGTTTATTGCTCTCATTTGCACTTACATGCTTTTTGGGTTATTCGTTTACCGTGGGCCTGACGGATCCCAATTCGTTCCTGAAAAAAATACCCGATTGGTTAAGCATACCGATGCTGTTAGTCTGCTTCCTCCTATACCTGTTGGCAACCTGGTGGGCATTCAAAGGCTTCGGTGATCATAAAATTACTGCCTTGTTGTCGCTGGGATTTTGTGCATTTGGTTTAGGGTTGTATGCCACCGCTTTCTTTATGGAAGCCGGACATGGCAGAGCAGCGCCGGGACAGTATGATTATGATTTTTCAAGGCTTGACCCTGCCGAGAAAGCTGCTGTCGAGCAACTCGCGAATGGGGCAGGTATGGGCTTGCAGAACGCTGTTTTTACCGAGCACTGGCACATCGCTCAATCGGCTAATCCTTCGAATCGTTTTGAGATTTGTGTGCAGAAAGGGCGCGTAACTGCCCTCAACCTGTCGGATCATCGGATTTCTGACCTGGCTCTTTTTTCAAAGCTACCCGCACTAGGCGACCTATACCTTAAAAACTGTCATCTGTTCGATATGAGTGGCCTGCAATCCGAGAAGCTAGGCCGACTTGATGTGTCTGACAATCAGATTGTCGATTTGAAAACGCTACGCGGTTGTCCCAACGTTCAATGGCTATTTGCGAAGAATAACCAACTCAAATCAACCGATGGGCTTGAGCAATTCAGAGAAATTGTCAGTACCGATTTTACGGGAAATCCAATGCACTGA